A window from Bacteroidales bacterium encodes these proteins:
- a CDS encoding dihydroorotate dehydrogenase-like protein, which produces MTDLSTVFAGIKLKNPIIIGSSGLSDSVENIVELEKSGAAAIVLKSLFEEEILKELNASMQRMSSEGFLYPETVDYYEQLESPAEATVTYLDQIRRAKQAVSIPVIASINCITASQWTYFPLQIQQAGADAIELNIFVLPSDFNRRPEDNERVYFNIIEQVKKQVSIPIIVKLSYYFSNLAAFLQKVSFSGIKGLVLFNRFYNPDIDIENMEFTSGGVLSSPSDFYMSLRWVGILSGRMGCNLAASTGVHDGSSLIKVMLAGANAVEIASTVYINGYNQVQIMLDELENWMNSKSFSSVESFRGTMSQSKTTNPAAFERVQFMKYFRGFRNS; this is translated from the coding sequence TCAGGTTTATCCGATTCTGTCGAAAACATTGTTGAACTTGAAAAATCAGGTGCTGCAGCCATTGTCCTTAAATCGCTTTTCGAAGAGGAAATCCTGAAGGAATTAAATGCCAGTATGCAGCGGATGAGTTCTGAAGGATTTTTGTATCCTGAGACAGTTGATTATTATGAGCAGCTTGAATCGCCCGCCGAAGCTACAGTCACTTACCTTGACCAGATACGTCGTGCAAAACAGGCAGTCAGTATTCCAGTCATTGCAAGTATCAATTGCATTACCGCATCGCAATGGACTTATTTTCCTCTTCAGATTCAACAAGCCGGAGCCGATGCCATTGAACTGAATATTTTTGTTCTACCCAGCGATTTTAACCGTCGGCCCGAAGATAACGAAAGAGTGTACTTTAATATCATTGAGCAGGTTAAGAAACAGGTCAGCATACCAATTATTGTTAAACTGAGTTATTATTTTTCAAACCTCGCCGCTTTCCTGCAAAAAGTTTCGTTCTCCGGTATCAAAGGACTTGTATTATTCAACCGGTTCTATAATCCCGACATTGATATCGAAAACATGGAATTTACATCAGGCGGTGTTCTGAGCAGCCCCAGCGATTTTTATATGTCACTGCGTTGGGTAGGAATTCTCTCGGGTAGAATGGGATGCAACCTGGCTGCATCCACCGGTGTACACGACGGTTCCTCACTCATAAAAGTGATGCTTGCAGGCGCAAATGCCGTTGAAATTGCATCTACCGTATATATAAACGGGTACAACCAGGTTCAGATCATGCTGGACGAACTTGAAAACTGGATGAACTCGAAATCATTCAGTTCGGTCGAAAGCTTCAGGGGAACTATGAGCCAGTCGAAAACAACGAATCCCGCAGCTTTTGAAAGAGTTCAGTTCATGAAGTATTTTAGGGGATTCAGGAATTCCTGA